ACGCGCCCGCCGTTCCGACCACTGGATAGCCGTTCACGTAGGTGCGGAAGGTGTAGTTGGTGGCCCCGTCGACAGAAGACAGCAGTTCGTTCTCTTGGACAATCGTGTTCGCCGGGGTGCCGCCGTGACTTTGCAAAAAAGAAATCATCGCCGAGATCCCCTGGTCCGGCGTGTTCTGATTGACAGGGTTCGGGTCCGCGTACACCAGCGTGTTTGTACGCCCGTTCCACTGAACAGCCCGGCTGCCGTCTGTCCATAAGACGGTCTCGGCGTTTTCTTCAATGCGGGTGAGTCCCTGTGGGTTCACAAAAAACGAGCGCACCAGCGGCAGCAAGGACACAGAGGAGGTCTGCCACTGTTCTCGCTGCAGGGTGATGGAATCCTCGGGCAAGTCGGTGTTCCCGCCGCCTCCCCAGGCAACCCAGGGCTGGCGCGACACAGCCTGAAACGCGGTTTTTATCAAGGCATCTGGATTCAACGTCGTCGTCCCGACGGTATACGACCCACCGCTTGGCAGCGCGAGGTCGACCGTGCGGGTTCCCGCGGGGACGTAGAGCCGTACCTGGTCGACGCTGTGCGACGCGCCGAGGCGCGAGACAGCCGGCAGCCACTGGGCCAGTTCGTCCGGAGTGAGGGCAACGCCGAAGACATACGTGATGGATGCGGAGGTGCCCGCTGGGAGCGTGCTCGCAGTGCGCACGTCTGCCAATTCCGCGCCCTTCAGCCAACCCAGCGCCTGTTCATACCCAGTACTGCCGGGCACGTCAACGGAAAGCCCGGACGACGTCTGCACCACCACCTGCGTCGGCCGCGTCACGTTGGTGAGCGTCGGCTGACTGGCCATCGGCAGCCCGCCGGGGCCTGTCCAGGACGCGTAGCTGGGGGATTGCCAGAGGCCATGCCAGAGTTCAAAGCTGAGAAACACACTGAGGGCCACCAGTGCCGCCAGCAAAATGGATTTCAGGGCTTGCATGCTCATCAGCTCCAGTCCTCCTGAAGCGGAAATGTGAGAATCACGGTCGTACCCCCGTCCACCCGGCTTTCCAGGCGGATGTCTCCGCCGTGCAGCTCCGTGATTTCCCGCACCAGCGCGAGCCCGAGACCGCTTCCCCCTTTTCGGCGCGACCGCGCCTTGTCCACGCGGTAAAACCGCTCAAAGACGTGGGGCAGGTCCTCCGGCGGAATCCCCACCCCTGTGTCGGCGACGCGGACCTCCAGCACGTTTCGCTTGACCCGTGCGGACAGCACGATGCGCCCGCCCGCTGGCGTGTACTTGAGCGCGTTGCTGAGCAAGTTGTCGAGCACGCGGTCGAGCATGTCCCGGTCACCCGGCATCGTGCCTGCATCGAGCAGGTCCAGTTCGATCGCTACCGACTGCGCCTCGGCCTGGAGCTGGAAGCGGTCAATCGCCGCGATGAGCCACGCTTTGACATCGACCACCCCGCGGCGGTAGCCGCCGGGGCGCGTTCGGCTCAAACCGGACAACTGCAGCAAGTCTCGGGTCAGCCGCACCATCCGCTCCGTCTCCTGGTCAATTACGGCGAGAAACTGCTGGCGCGTTCCCTCATCCATGTCGGACCGCTCGCGCAGCACTTCGATATACGACTTGATGCTGGTCAAGGGCGTCCGCAGCTCATGCGACACGTTGGCGACGAAGTCACGCTGCGCCTGGTTCAGCCGCTCCTGCTCGGTGACGTCGCGAATCAACGCCACGTAGCCGTCCACGCTGCCCTCGCTGCGGATGGCTGTGACGTGCACGTGCAGGAGCGCGTCGCCGACCGACCGGATGTACGTGCCCTCCGGGCTGGCGCCGAGCGTCTCGCGGCTCAGCCCCAGCTGGGCAGGGTCCATCCAGTCGCCATCGGGATCGCGAAACAGACGCAGCGCTGCGTCGTTGAACAGCACCGGGCGCAGCGTCGCATCCAGGACCACCACGCCGTCCCCCATGTACTTGATGATGGCCTGGAGGCGCTCCTGCTCCTGTTCATTTTCAGCGACGGCGCTGGCCCAGTGGTCAGCCAGGTGGTTAATGGCGTTCGCCAGGGCGCCAAACTCGTCGTCGCTCTGCACGGCCAGGCGCTGCGTCAAGTCGCCGGACGCCATTCTTCGCGCCTGCTCGGTGACGTCCACCACGGGACGGGTGATTGTTCTTGACAAAATCATGGTGAGGATCGCGGTCAGCACCAGCGCGACCAGACTGACGGTGTAGAAGATGGTGGTCACCTGGCGCACGGTGTCGTAAATGGTCTGGACAGGCACGACGTACTCGACAATGCCGACAAACTTGCCCTGCTCATCAATCGGCACCGCGACTTGCAGAAGGTGCTGGTCAGAGAGCGGATCAACCCGAATGGCGGCCGTGGTTCGGTGCGACACGATGGCCTGGGTGACGATGGAGTCAATCCGCTTTTGCCCAATCAGCGCCTGGCCCACGGAGGTCGCGACGACCACCCCTTGCCGGTCGAGAATGTACGCAGTTCCGTTGACGAGTTGCGGCAGCGAAGCCAAAATCGGCGTGACACTCTGCCCGGGGTGCTTCGCCTGATTCATGTGGGGTGCGGCCATTGTCGCAATGAGCTGAGCTTGCGACTCGACCGTCCGGGTTTCACTCTGCATCAGGGAATTGTTCAGTGAGCGCACAAAATACGCGCCAATCAGCTCAAGGGAGAACACGATGAGCAGAAGATACACCACGACCAGTTTTCCCTGAATGCTTCGCCCCACCGGCCCTACCTCCCGACGTAGTACCCGACGCCACGCTTGGTCAATACATAGACGGGGTTGCCTGGGTCGTCCTCCAGCTTCTCGCGCAGCCTGCGAATCGTGACATCCACCGTGCGCTCGTCTCCGATATAATCCGCGTCCCACACTTCCTGCAGCAAAGACTCTCGGGTATAGACCATGCCGGGGCGGGAAGCGAGAAACGCCAGCAGTTCGAACTCGCGGTGGGTCAGTGGAATCAGTTCATCCCGTTTGCGCACCTCGTACTGCCGCACATCAATGACGACTTCCCCCAATACGATCCGATCACGCCCGTGTCCGCCCGCAGCCTGCTCCCGTTCGAGGGCCAGGCGCCGCAAATTCGCCTTCACACGCGCCAGCAGCTCGCGCGTGCTGAATGGCTTGGTGACGTAGTCATCCGCGCCCAGTTCGAGCCCAAGCACCTTGTCGACCTCAGCGTCTCGCGCCGTCAGCATGATGATTGGCGCCGCACTGAAGGTCCGCACCTCCCGGCACACCTCAAATCCGTCCTTTTCCGGCAGCATGATGTCAAGCAGTATCAAGTCCGGCGAGGCCTCCCGCGCCATGCGGACCGCTTCCTCTCCGTCGAGCGCAATTTGAACGCGGTATCCCTCGCGCTCCAGGGAAA
Above is a genomic segment from Alicyclobacillus cycloheptanicus containing:
- the yycH gene encoding two-component system activity regulator YycH, with the translated sequence MSMQALKSILLAALVALSVFLSFELWHGLWQSPSYASWTGPGGLPMASQPTLTNVTRPTQVVVQTSSGLSVDVPGSTGYEQALGWLKGAELADVRTASTLPAGTSASITYVFGVALTPDELAQWLPAVSRLGASHSVDQVRLYVPAGTRTVDLALPSGGSYTVGTTTLNPDALIKTAFQAVSRQPWVAWGGGGNTDLPEDSITLQREQWQTSSVSLLPLVRSFFVNPQGLTRIEENAETVLWTDGSRAVQWNGRTNTLVYADPNPVNQNTPDQGISAMISFLQSHGGTPANTIVQENELLSSVDGATNYTFRTYVNGYPVVGTAGAYALDWLDGGAAQYQRPLTNLVKQVGEASVRILPEREVAAILSQFIPKSSLSSLNVELGYAVQPDGQGQVTLEPVFEVTQNGTEVAQIDAVTGVILKGGSAS
- a CDS encoding ATP-binding protein; this translates as MGRSIQGKLVVVYLLLIVFSLELIGAYFVRSLNNSLMQSETRTVESQAQLIATMAAPHMNQAKHPGQSVTPILASLPQLVNGTAYILDRQGVVVATSVGQALIGQKRIDSIVTQAIVSHRTTAAIRVDPLSDQHLLQVAVPIDEQGKFVGIVEYVVPVQTIYDTVRQVTTIFYTVSLVALVLTAILTMILSRTITRPVVDVTEQARRMASGDLTQRLAVQSDDEFGALANAINHLADHWASAVAENEQEQERLQAIIKYMGDGVVVLDATLRPVLFNDAALRLFRDPDGDWMDPAQLGLSRETLGASPEGTYIRSVGDALLHVHVTAIRSEGSVDGYVALIRDVTEQERLNQAQRDFVANVSHELRTPLTSIKSYIEVLRERSDMDEGTRQQFLAVIDQETERMVRLTRDLLQLSGLSRTRPGGYRRGVVDVKAWLIAAIDRFQLQAEAQSVAIELDLLDAGTMPGDRDMLDRVLDNLLSNALKYTPAGGRIVLSARVKRNVLEVRVADTGVGIPPEDLPHVFERFYRVDKARSRRKGGSGLGLALVREITELHGGDIRLESRVDGGTTVILTFPLQEDWS
- a CDS encoding response regulator; this translates as METVLVVDDEEPIANILKFSLEREGYRVQIALDGEEAVRMAREASPDLILLDIMLPEKDGFEVCREVRTFSAAPIIMLTARDAEVDKVLGLELGADDYVTKPFSTRELLARVKANLRRLALEREQAAGGHGRDRIVLGEVVIDVRQYEVRKRDELIPLTHREFELLAFLASRPGMVYTRESLLQEVWDADYIGDERTVDVTIRRLREKLEDDPGNPVYVLTKRGVGYYVGR